A single region of the Sorghum bicolor cultivar BTx623 chromosome 9, Sorghum_bicolor_NCBIv3, whole genome shotgun sequence genome encodes:
- the LOC110430620 gene encoding uncharacterized protein LOC110430620, with translation MAFGAAAAAYAAAVAVFAIMVLSSLGHPETGPLCSDCGLLCTMNCTTEIATKCRSYCENPSAGRQYCQRQVFQACTLSFCCNGNCSRDCDLEAQNGCHVHDTTIDCQSCRGGVLQYCIPTCNSNCNSTCVKKDHGC, from the coding sequence ATGGCTTTtggtgccgctgccgctgcttaCGCTGCCGCCGTTGCGGTTTTCGCCATCATGGTCCTGTCTTCCCTGGGGCACCCAGAGACAGGGCCGTTATGCAGCGACTGTGGGTTGCTGTGCACTATGAACTGCACAACAGAGATCGCCACCAAATGCAGAAGTTACTGTGAGAACCCCTCGGCTGGTAGGCAGTATTGCCAGAGGCAGGTCTTTCAGGCGTGCACGCTGTCCTTCTGCTGCAACGGCAACTGCAGCCGTGATTGCGACTTGGAAGCCCAAAATGGCTGCCATGTCCACGACACCACTATCGATTGCCAGTCTTGCAGGGGCGGTGTACTCCAGTACTGCATTCCCACCTGCAACAGCAACTGCAACAGCACCTGCGTGAAgaaagaccatggatgctga